Proteins found in one Vallitalea guaymasensis genomic segment:
- the whiA gene encoding DNA-binding protein WhiA codes for MSFSSKVKEELSRHIGSARHCRIAEIAAIINICGKIKVVNNNEITIKVQTENAAVARKYFTLLKKTFNINVEVLIRKNTQLKKSRIYVMYITNARIALKILKAIGIAEFGEDGRLHIVHRINPLIVQSTCCKRAYIRGAFLGSGSLSDPEKTYHLEFVSGHKNQSEELRRLINSFGMESKTIMRKKYYITYLKEGSQIVDLLNIMEAHVALMDLENVRILKEMRNNVNRIVNCETANLKKTVSAAVRQVEDIKYIDHTVGLNSLPEPLEEIARIRLEYTSATLKELGTLLDPPVGKSGVNHRLRKISNIAEKLRDKREDNYDREKNNS; via the coding sequence ATGTCTTTTTCTTCAAAAGTAAAAGAAGAATTATCAAGGCATATTGGCAGTGCAAGACATTGCAGAATCGCTGAAATAGCAGCTATTATTAACATTTGTGGTAAGATAAAAGTAGTAAATAACAATGAAATAACAATAAAAGTACAAACAGAAAATGCTGCTGTTGCAAGAAAGTACTTTACATTGTTGAAAAAAACATTTAATATTAATGTTGAAGTATTAATAAGGAAAAACACTCAATTAAAAAAGAGTAGAATATATGTAATGTATATTACTAATGCTAGGATAGCTCTTAAAATACTGAAGGCTATAGGTATTGCAGAGTTTGGAGAAGATGGAAGACTTCATATAGTCCATCGGATAAATCCTTTGATTGTACAAAGTACATGTTGTAAAAGAGCATATATAAGAGGAGCTTTTTTAGGGAGTGGTTCATTAAGTGACCCAGAAAAGACATATCATCTAGAATTTGTTAGCGGGCATAAAAATCAAAGCGAAGAATTAAGAAGATTAATTAATTCATTTGGTATGGAATCCAAAACAATAATGAGAAAAAAATATTATATCACTTATCTAAAAGAAGGATCTCAGATTGTTGATTTATTAAATATTATGGAAGCACATGTTGCGCTAATGGACTTGGAAAATGTTAGAATCTTGAAGGAAATGAGAAATAATGTTAATAGAATTGTTAACTGTGAGACAGCAAATCTTAAGAAAACAGTATCTGCTGCTGTGAGACAAGTAGAAGATATTAAATATATAGATCATACTGTTGGTCTTAATTCTTTACCGGAGCCTTTAGAAGAAATTGCTAGAATAAGGTTAGAATATACATCAGCTACTTTAAAGGAATTAGGTACATTGCTAGATCCACCAGTAGGCAAATCTGGAGTTAATCATCGATTACGAAAAATAAGTAATATTGCTGAAAAATTAAGAGACAAAAGGGAGGATAACTATGATAGAGAAAAAAATAACAGTTAA
- a CDS encoding HPr family phosphocarrier protein, which produces MIEKKITVKIASGLEARPVALFVQVASQFESNIYVEMQDKKVNAKSIMGMMSLGVLEGEDITISADGTDEEKAINELEKYLSEDK; this is translated from the coding sequence ATGATAGAGAAAAAAATAACAGTTAAAATCGCTTCAGGACTTGAAGCTAGACCAGTAGCTTTATTTGTACAAGTTGCAAGTCAATTTGAAAGTAATATTTATGTAGAGATGCAAGATAAAAAGGTTAATGCTAAAAGCATAATGGGTATGATGTCACTAGGTGTATTAGAAGGTGAAGATATTACCATATCAGCAGATGGAACTGACGAAGAAAAAGCTATTAATGAGCTTGAAAAGTACTTAAGCGAAGATAAATAG
- a CDS encoding glycine betaine ABC transporter substrate-binding protein yields MKKLLIIILCLVLLVSCTRSDKENNDISEDVDIRIGCTTYPSSYAQAVLLSEIVNRKGYTSKIIMNDTDKMWDNLGNGKTDVLLSGWVPTIDTGRKAELESLIKDLGTNCRNLSNGIYVPNYTLTGFLCELEDYKEEFSNTIYVCKESNIIIEETKSMLQKYSMEYNIKEVDYEELDALIKKSIDNKEWIAVALWTPNGTINKFGLRHLRDTKNIFTNNIDTHTIVRSEYTHPELLNILDNYFLRTGELNELINVLDENDQEKKIVNSWLDNNLQILNRVIDMK; encoded by the coding sequence ATGAAGAAGTTATTAATTATTATACTATGTTTAGTGCTGTTAGTTTCATGTACCAGAAGTGATAAAGAGAATAATGATATAAGTGAAGATGTTGATATAAGAATAGGATGCACAACTTATCCATCATCCTATGCACAAGCCGTTTTACTTAGTGAAATAGTTAATAGGAAAGGATATACCTCAAAAATCATAATGAATGATACAGATAAGATGTGGGATAATCTTGGTAATGGTAAAACTGATGTTCTGTTAAGTGGTTGGGTACCTACTATTGATACAGGAAGAAAAGCAGAATTAGAATCTCTAATCAAAGACTTAGGAACCAATTGTAGAAATCTATCTAATGGAATCTACGTTCCTAATTATACTCTTACAGGGTTTTTGTGTGAACTAGAAGATTACAAGGAAGAATTTTCAAATACAATATATGTTTGTAAAGAAAGCAATATAATTATTGAAGAAACCAAAAGCATGTTACAGAAATATAGTATGGAATATAATATAAAAGAAGTAGACTACGAGGAATTAGATGCATTGATAAAAAAATCCATTGATAACAAAGAATGGATAGCAGTTGCTTTGTGGACACCTAATGGTACTATAAATAAATTTGGCTTAAGGCATCTAAGAGACACCAAGAACATATTTACCAATAATATTGATACCCATACTATTGTCAGAAGTGAATATACCCATCCAGAATTATTGAATATACTTGATAACTATTTCCTAAGAACAGGAGAATTAAATGAATTGATTAATGTATTAGATGAAAATGACCAAGAAAAAAAGATTGTTAACTCTTGGTTGGATAACAATCTTCAGATATTAAATAGAGTGATAGATATGAAATAG
- the ymfI gene encoding elongation factor P 5-aminopentanone reductase — translation MDKKTVLVTGSSRGIGKAIAIKYAKEGYNVVINCSSSFNELIETSEIIKDYDVSCLPIMADVSNYNSVREMFEEIKLVFGNVDIVINNAGISSIKLFTDTSEDQWDNMINTNLKSLYNVCHQAVPDMIKNQSGNIVNITSMWGITGASCEVAYSASKGGVNSFTKALAKELAPSHIRVNAIACGLIDTNMNSCLAKEDLDTIIEEIPSNRIGKPEEVANLCYYLSSSDSSYLTGQIITLDGGLI, via the coding sequence ATGGATAAGAAAACTGTTCTTGTAACAGGATCTTCCAGAGGCATAGGAAAAGCGATTGCAATAAAATATGCCAAAGAAGGATATAACGTTGTAATCAATTGCTCGTCAAGTTTTAATGAGCTCATAGAAACCTCTGAAATAATAAAAGATTACGATGTATCTTGTCTTCCCATAATGGCTGACGTATCCAATTATAATTCTGTTAGGGAGATGTTTGAAGAGATAAAGCTAGTATTTGGAAATGTTGATATAGTTATCAACAATGCAGGTATATCAAGTATAAAGTTATTCACAGATACTAGTGAAGATCAGTGGGATAACATGATAAATACTAATCTAAAATCCTTGTATAATGTATGTCATCAAGCTGTACCTGATATGATTAAGAATCAAAGTGGTAATATAGTTAATATAACATCTATGTGGGGTATAACTGGAGCCTCTTGTGAAGTTGCTTATTCCGCTTCAAAAGGTGGAGTGAATTCTTTTACAAAAGCACTTGCAAAAGAGCTTGCACCCAGTCATATACGTGTTAACGCCATTGCTTGTGGTTTGATAGATACCAATATGAATTCATGCCTTGCAAAAGAAGACCTGGATACCATTATTGAAGAGATTCCTTCAAATAGAATTGGAAAACCAGAAGAAGTAGCCAACCTATGTTATTATTTATCTTCATCTGATTCTTCTTATCTTACAGGACAAATAATAACATTAGATGGAGGATTGATTTAG
- a CDS encoding deoxyribonuclease IV, producing MSILIGSHVSISKGLIGAAETAHSYNANTFMIYTGAPQNTRRKPLEDMKIEEGKEFMKEHDIRDIVVHAPYIINLASVKDDIYELAQSFLKEEIRRTEVIGSNYIVVHPGSYTVKDTDYGIDKIAEGLNNVLTNDTKPYICLETMAGKGSEVGKTFEELRRIIDKVELKDKIGICFDTCHTHDSGYDIINNFDGIMEEFDNVIGLDRLKVFHINGSLNIRGSRKDRHANIGADTTNKRGLDQIGFESLYNIVHSDICDNKPLILETPWIDKKTNLYKEEIAMLRGI from the coding sequence ATGTCAATACTAATTGGATCTCATGTATCTATATCAAAAGGTCTCATTGGCGCTGCAGAAACAGCTCATTCATATAATGCTAATACATTCATGATATATACTGGTGCACCACAAAATACCAGAAGGAAACCTTTAGAAGACATGAAGATAGAAGAAGGCAAAGAATTTATGAAAGAACATGATATCAGAGATATCGTTGTCCATGCTCCCTATATCATTAATCTAGCTTCAGTAAAAGATGATATATATGAGTTGGCTCAATCTTTTTTGAAAGAAGAAATTAGAAGAACAGAAGTAATCGGTTCTAATTATATTGTAGTCCATCCTGGTTCCTATACAGTTAAAGATACTGACTATGGAATCGACAAGATCGCAGAAGGATTAAACAATGTGCTGACAAATGACACTAAACCTTATATATGCTTGGAAACCATGGCAGGAAAAGGTTCAGAAGTAGGAAAGACCTTCGAAGAACTTAGAAGAATAATCGACAAAGTTGAATTAAAAGATAAGATAGGTATATGTTTTGATACCTGCCACACTCATGATAGCGGCTATGATATCATCAATAATTTCGATGGTATTATGGAAGAATTTGATAATGTTATAGGACTTGACAGATTAAAAGTCTTTCATATAAATGGTTCTCTTAATATTAGGGGTTCAAGAAAAGACAGACATGCTAATATTGGAGCTGATACTACTAATAAACGTGGTCTAGACCAAATAGGATTTGAATCTCTCTATAATATAGTTCACAGTGATATATGTGATAATAAACCACTTATTCTGGAAACTCCATGGATAGATAAAAAAACTAATTTATATAAAGAAGAAATTGCTATGTTAAGAGGCATTTAA
- a CDS encoding LCP family protein, with protein sequence MNNKKRSSTLLMLIIVVAVILTTSLVIVLTANDNKLAHGQDDVPGEEEINGSNNTDEEDNKEEEVKKPESLNALLIGFDKSNGLSDVVMVAHLDTDTNQVKLISLPRDLFIDFREDGFDKIKKENNIRVKYCKLTEVYSNAGWDDDALLVIKDVVEEVTQLDIDYTAAVTIEGFKNIVDAVGGVEFYVPEKMDYEDEAQDLYIHLKEGLQVLDGDKAEQLVRNRHYKGVPPDLKRIQMQQDFLIAMSNKILGIRDFDQIKELASTVYGHLKTDFGLITANEYVSYIFNLDLKEILLPENRITIPSDGEKINGIWYQTYKKDVVLESIDTLMNKKPTMPAETTPDDKEEDQASCTDTKDDNEHEKTTEAMKNKSLSTKNDDSKIEFVY encoded by the coding sequence ATGAACAATAAAAAACGATCTAGTACATTACTAATGTTAATTATAGTAGTAGCAGTAATTTTGACAACTTCATTAGTTATTGTACTAACGGCTAATGATAATAAATTAGCCCATGGACAAGATGACGTACCTGGTGAAGAAGAAATCAACGGCTCAAATAACACTGATGAGGAAGATAATAAAGAAGAAGAAGTTAAAAAGCCAGAATCATTAAATGCTTTATTAATAGGATTTGACAAATCAAACGGACTATCTGATGTTGTTATGGTAGCCCATTTAGATACTGATACTAACCAAGTAAAATTAATATCATTACCTAGAGATTTATTCATTGATTTCAGGGAAGATGGATTTGACAAGATAAAGAAAGAAAATAATATCAGGGTTAAATATTGTAAACTGACAGAAGTCTATTCCAATGCTGGTTGGGATGATGATGCTTTGTTAGTAATAAAAGATGTTGTAGAAGAAGTAACACAATTGGATATTGATTATACAGCTGCTGTTACTATAGAAGGTTTTAAAAATATCGTAGATGCTGTTGGTGGAGTAGAATTTTATGTACCAGAAAAAATGGACTACGAAGACGAAGCACAAGATTTATACATTCATCTAAAAGAAGGGCTACAGGTATTAGATGGAGATAAAGCTGAACAATTAGTTAGAAACAGACACTATAAAGGCGTTCCACCAGATCTTAAAAGAATTCAGATGCAACAAGATTTCTTGATAGCAATGAGTAATAAAATTCTAGGGATTAGGGATTTTGATCAGATAAAAGAGTTGGCATCCACAGTTTATGGTCATTTGAAAACTGATTTTGGATTAATAACTGCTAATGAATACGTTAGTTATATATTTAATCTTGATTTGAAAGAAATTCTTTTACCAGAAAATAGGATTACAATACCATCAGATGGAGAAAAAATAAACGGTATATGGTATCAGACTTATAAAAAGGATGTTGTACTAGAGTCTATAGACACACTTATGAACAAGAAACCAACAATGCCAGCAGAAACTACACCTGATGATAAAGAAGAAGACCAAGCTAGTTGTACTGATACAAAAGATGATAATGAACATGAAAAGACTACAGAAGCTATGAAAAACAAAAGTCTAAGCACTAAAAATGACGACAGTAAGATAGAATTTGTTTATTAA
- a CDS encoding LCP family protein, which yields MDNNKKATLLTKFLKVFLISVVIFSLIAGVATGGYVLLNRGKDKTDNPKKTETGTGKEDDPGSTEEVDKEKQISTFAVFGVDKDGWRTDVTMVMTFNHITKGINIVSIPRDTLVELPTEIHNELLEGRKDTPKKLKINGIPAYAPKNERNEYSVRMIEYLFDIKIDYYFNLNIKAFKKIVDIIGPIEFEIPFDMYYPDPAQDLYINLKKGVHQLNGAQAEQLIRYRKGYANGDIGRINMQHEFMKAFVNEVLTEKNKLNILTIGSTIISNTTTNFDDLLNYYEYIDDINLDNIELYTLPTDRQGGSEYYYYDKEASKELFKKITQVSDTNDNEDNTKEGTDAETKPEEPKIISSKGLKIEVLNSSKLTGLAGRTKEKLVGDGFTISKIGNYNTEVLQKTKIIIPNEGMGEDLSKYFKDAVIELDAEALPEGVDVRIIIGTNDRDDN from the coding sequence TTGGATAATAATAAGAAAGCTACATTACTAACCAAATTTCTAAAAGTGTTTTTAATTTCAGTAGTCATATTTTCTTTGATAGCTGGTGTTGCTACTGGGGGTTACGTATTACTTAATAGAGGAAAAGATAAAACAGATAATCCTAAAAAAACGGAGACTGGTACAGGTAAAGAAGATGACCCTGGTTCTACTGAAGAAGTTGATAAGGAAAAACAGATATCTACCTTTGCAGTATTTGGTGTAGATAAAGATGGTTGGCGTACTGATGTAACAATGGTTATGACATTTAATCACATAACAAAAGGAATTAACATAGTCTCTATTCCAAGAGACACATTAGTGGAATTACCCACTGAAATACATAATGAATTATTAGAAGGAAGAAAAGATACTCCTAAGAAATTAAAAATCAACGGTATTCCAGCATATGCACCAAAAAATGAAAGAAATGAATATTCTGTTAGAATGATAGAATATCTGTTTGACATAAAAATTGACTATTATTTTAATTTGAACATCAAAGCATTTAAAAAGATAGTTGATATTATAGGTCCTATTGAGTTTGAAATACCATTTGATATGTATTATCCAGATCCAGCACAAGATTTGTACATTAATCTTAAAAAAGGAGTACATCAATTAAACGGTGCTCAAGCAGAACAGCTTATCAGATACCGAAAAGGCTATGCTAATGGAGATATAGGACGTATCAATATGCAGCATGAATTCATGAAAGCTTTTGTGAATGAAGTATTGACTGAAAAAAACAAGCTTAATATTTTAACAATTGGAAGTACTATAATTAGTAATACAACTACTAATTTTGATGACTTATTGAATTACTATGAGTATATTGATGATATAAATTTAGATAATATAGAGTTATATACATTGCCAACGGATAGACAAGGTGGTTCCGAATATTATTATTATGATAAGGAAGCATCAAAGGAGTTATTTAAAAAGATTACACAAGTGAGTGATACCAATGATAATGAAGATAATACAAAAGAAGGTACAGATGCAGAAACCAAGCCAGAAGAGCCAAAGATTATAAGTAGTAAAGGACTAAAAATAGAAGTACTTAATAGTTCAAAACTTACCGGTTTAGCTGGTAGAACCAAAGAAAAATTAGTAGGTGATGGTTTCACTATATCCAAGATAGGTAACTACAATACTGAAGTATTACAAAAGACTAAGATCATTATCCCAAATGAGGGTATGGGAGAAGATTTGAGTAAATACTTCAAGGATGCAGTTATTGAATTGGATGCAGAAGCTTTACCGGAAGGGGTAGACGTTAGAATTATTATTGGTACTAATGATAGAGATGATAATTAG
- a CDS encoding phosphodiester glycosidase family protein: protein MRKIFKKLFSVLVLAAIIVNNKISFAGTTDNILYQNTEKETISSGITYEKNTRLTEAGWVDVHIIEADLTNPFVKLDVIRNTDGFGLKDSLTSLSEENNVIASVNADFFNMKNNPTDIIGFEYEKDGIIIGKHNFNAGGNSYGSLFLDSNNMPFIDFMNMSLLMTSEDGEKKLYFSGFNQITMLPESVVYFDKYAMQDTTEIDEKNPGLCKMVIEDNVVTYLSTPGETITMPENGFVIVMNEETALYSFKSFTVGTKIVLNKNTNIDIESINLAISGGGKVVSQGVISNEGYVVDRKRRHPRTAIGYNQSKDKLYMVVVDGRGSSIGATHDELGKILLDNGIYDAIHLDGGGSSTLVGRHLGYSNVNVFNRPSGGVQRRIPNGIGLTSIAPVSELYEVKIVADKTRTFKDMPITFNVLGYDEYYNPIEINSDSLIWETVGINGKWEDNKFYPQSEGKGTVKAHVNGISAEITVQSTNEPISLEINHEFSFLEPGESTNLKILGIDKDGYRGEVNSKNVTWEVENKSIGEFQNGQFVASNNLGQSLIKGTIGDTTVYGYVIVNKETGLIDSFENDTKTHTTAHPETVSATAEVINEAHEGNNSIKLNYSFKESTNTQAAYLEFDEPYTFDKKLNKVGLWVEGNGINHWLRGRVIDADGNQKLLTFSYAVDWTGWKYVTADVPQDVKYPIQLDRIYVANLHCPQDDSFELKFDELTAHYAFDTSNLSLPKEQIYDPFGKKTVENPQMKMSIFGSTGAKNTLLDGIVQREVLGKMEEISDVSLFVGNTNIPSDELKNDIVTWNNQYKVTDYENVRIINLATSKNSMRLTDPNQWKRFVNDLNNTKQKHIFITLDKNPLKFSDEREGKLFSDILKKVKEEKDKNIFVINGSGYDFNVEYVEGIRYMDINGLWYRVYGDNKVDLNDKFYIINFNINPDDISYNVTNVYPK from the coding sequence ATGAGAAAAATATTTAAGAAGTTATTTAGTGTTTTAGTTCTAGCAGCAATTATAGTTAACAACAAGATTTCATTTGCAGGTACAACTGATAATATTTTATATCAAAATACCGAAAAAGAAACTATCTCCAGTGGTATTACATATGAAAAAAATACCAGATTAACAGAAGCAGGATGGGTTGATGTACATATCATAGAAGCAGATTTGACTAATCCATTTGTCAAGTTGGATGTAATCAGGAATACAGATGGGTTTGGACTTAAAGATTCCCTTACATCCCTATCAGAAGAAAATAATGTCATAGCTTCTGTAAATGCAGACTTTTTCAATATGAAGAATAATCCTACTGATATTATAGGATTTGAATATGAAAAAGATGGAATCATCATAGGAAAACATAATTTCAATGCAGGTGGTAATTCATATGGTTCATTATTTCTTGACTCAAATAATATGCCTTTCATTGATTTTATGAATATGAGTTTGTTGATGACTAGTGAAGATGGTGAAAAAAAATTATACTTCAGTGGATTCAATCAGATAACGATGCTGCCTGAATCTGTAGTTTATTTTGATAAATATGCGATGCAGGATACAACAGAAATAGATGAAAAAAATCCTGGACTATGTAAGATGGTTATAGAAGATAATGTTGTTACGTACTTATCTACACCAGGAGAGACTATAACAATGCCTGAAAATGGTTTTGTGATAGTTATGAATGAAGAAACAGCTCTTTATAGTTTCAAAAGTTTTACAGTTGGTACAAAGATAGTCCTTAACAAAAATACCAATATTGATATAGAGTCAATAAATCTGGCAATTAGCGGTGGAGGAAAAGTTGTATCACAAGGTGTAATCAGTAATGAAGGATATGTGGTCGATAGAAAAAGAAGACACCCTCGAACAGCTATCGGTTATAATCAAAGCAAAGATAAATTATACATGGTTGTAGTTGATGGTAGAGGTTCAAGTATTGGTGCTACTCATGATGAATTAGGTAAAATACTTCTTGATAATGGAATATATGATGCCATTCATCTTGACGGTGGTGGTTCAAGTACTTTAGTAGGAAGACACTTAGGGTATTCTAATGTTAATGTATTCAACAGACCATCTGGTGGAGTACAAAGAAGAATTCCTAATGGAATAGGTTTAACTTCTATAGCTCCAGTCAGTGAGTTATACGAAGTAAAGATAGTAGCTGATAAAACTAGAACATTCAAAGATATGCCTATTACTTTTAATGTTCTTGGTTATGATGAATACTATAATCCAATAGAAATAAACAGTGACAGCCTAATTTGGGAGACAGTAGGAATCAATGGTAAATGGGAAGATAATAAATTCTATCCTCAAAGTGAAGGAAAAGGAACAGTGAAAGCACATGTAAATGGTATTTCTGCTGAGATTACTGTTCAATCTACCAATGAACCTATTTCCTTGGAAATAAATCATGAATTTAGTTTCTTAGAACCAGGAGAATCAACTAACCTTAAGATATTAGGAATTGATAAAGATGGTTATAGAGGTGAAGTCAACTCTAAAAATGTAACATGGGAAGTGGAGAACAAAAGTATTGGTGAATTCCAAAATGGACAATTTGTTGCAAGTAACAATCTTGGACAAAGCCTAATAAAAGGTACAATAGGTGATACAACTGTCTATGGATATGTTATCGTCAACAAGGAAACAGGACTTATTGATTCATTTGAAAATGATACAAAAACACATACTACAGCTCATCCAGAAACAGTTTCAGCTACGGCAGAAGTTATAAATGAAGCTCATGAAGGTAATAATTCTATTAAATTGAATTATAGTTTTAAAGAGTCAACTAATACTCAAGCAGCTTATTTAGAATTTGATGAGCCATACACTTTTGATAAAAAACTTAATAAAGTTGGACTTTGGGTAGAAGGAAATGGTATCAATCACTGGTTGAGAGGAAGAGTTATAGATGCTGATGGAAATCAGAAACTATTGACATTTTCATATGCTGTTGATTGGACAGGGTGGAAATATGTAACTGCCGATGTACCACAAGACGTTAAATATCCAATACAACTAGATAGAATATACGTAGCTAATTTACATTGTCCACAAGACGACAGTTTTGAATTGAAATTTGATGAATTGACAGCACACTACGCTTTTGATACATCTAACCTTTCTTTACCTAAAGAACAGATTTACGACCCATTTGGTAAAAAAACAGTGGAAAATCCACAGATGAAGATGTCTATATTTGGAAGCACTGGGGCTAAGAATACACTGTTAGATGGAATAGTACAACGTGAAGTATTAGGAAAAATGGAAGAAATATCAGATGTAAGCTTATTTGTCGGAAATACTAACATACCAAGTGATGAATTAAAGAATGATATTGTGACTTGGAATAATCAATATAAAGTTACTGACTATGAAAATGTTAGAATTATTAATTTAGCTACATCCAAAAACAGTATGAGATTAACAGACCCTAACCAATGGAAGAGATTTGTTAATGATCTTAACAATACTAAACAGAAACATATATTCATTACATTAGATAAAAACCCTTTGAAATTCAGTGATGAAAGAGAAGGAAAATTATTCAGTGATATACTTAAAAAAGTTAAAGAAGAAAAAGATAAAAATATCTTTGTTATAAATGGTAGCGGCTACGATTTTAATGTAGAATATGTAGAAGGTATCAGATATATGGATATTAATGGATTATGGTATAGAGTCTATGGTGATAATAAAGTAGACTTGAATGATAAATTCTATATTATCAATTTCAATATTAATCCTGATGATATATCATACAACGTTACTAATGTTTATCCAAAATAA
- a CDS encoding lipopolysaccharide biosynthesis protein — MKANTSKKVISKDIMFYLPAKILEGVVGFITIGVYTRLFTPEIYGDYGVINPTINVIFLIILGWLMHSLYRYINAYKDKNNVEELCSTAFVSYITLVGIVFIILLIFQLIGSDIIETKLLFSSFFMFVAYGLNQILMNLLVAIKKIKLNLVLSLCGVVLKLLLTILLAFNFPRSVIIILIANGTVDLLKAIIVFIKLKGYRYINLGKASKDTFDVMIKYGFPLIGLSLTLFVLNISDRYVIIYFCGRDISGIYTANYSLASAVYTMMMMGIMRAVYPNLLEAWGKKDMIRTKDILSSGVRYYLLICIPATVGLVMLSEPISRICLAGKYQGGYAIIGWASVGMLFFGLSEYCNKAWELTANTKVILTNSLISGVINLVLNIILVPVYGYKVAAITTMISFVLYFVLSFTGAKKVLIWKLKPIIYIRIVSSALAFGVLLIIAVSSLEFSVPILLLSIVLSIVIYGVLLLVTGELTEELKMIRRLFRR, encoded by the coding sequence ATGAAGGCAAATACATCAAAAAAAGTTATTTCAAAAGATATAATGTTTTATCTTCCTGCTAAAATCTTGGAAGGTGTAGTAGGATTTATTACAATTGGAGTATATACACGATTATTTACACCAGAAATCTATGGGGATTACGGTGTTATAAATCCAACTATAAATGTTATCTTTTTAATTATATTAGGTTGGTTGATGCATTCTTTATATAGATATATTAATGCATACAAAGATAAAAATAATGTAGAAGAGTTATGTTCCACTGCATTTGTAAGTTATATAACACTAGTAGGTATTGTTTTTATTATATTGCTGATATTTCAATTAATTGGTAGCGACATTATAGAAACCAAGTTGTTGTTTAGTTCTTTTTTTATGTTTGTGGCATATGGTTTGAATCAAATTTTAATGAATCTTTTGGTTGCAATAAAGAAAATTAAACTGAATTTGGTATTATCCTTATGTGGAGTTGTTTTAAAACTCCTACTTACCATTTTATTAGCGTTTAATTTCCCAAGGTCTGTAATTATTATATTAATTGCTAATGGAACTGTGGATTTGTTAAAAGCAATAATTGTATTTATTAAATTAAAAGGATACAGATATATTAATTTAGGTAAAGCATCAAAGGATACTTTTGATGTAATGATAAAATACGGTTTTCCGTTGATTGGTTTGAGTCTGACTTTGTTTGTGCTAAATATCTCTGATAGATATGTTATAATATATTTCTGCGGAAGGGATATTTCAGGTATATATACAGCAAATTACTCCTTGGCATCAGCAGTTTATACAATGATGATGATGGGGATAATGAGAGCAGTTTACCCTAACTTGTTAGAGGCTTGGGGTAAAAAAGATATGATTAGAACCAAAGATATATTATCCAGTGGAGTAAGGTATTATCTATTGATATGTATACCAGCTACTGTTGGATTAGTTATGTTATCAGAACCTATCTCTAGGATATGTTTAGCAGGAAAATATCAAGGTGGTTATGCTATTATAGGTTGGGCTTCTGTAGGAATGCTGTTTTTTGGATTATCAGAGTACTGTAATAAGGCATGGGAACTTACCGCTAATACTAAGGTGATATTGACTAATAGTTTGATTAGTGGGGTGATTAATTTAGTGCTGAATATAATATTAGTTCCTGTCTATGGATATAAAGTTGCGGCTATAACTACGATGATATCTTTTGTATTATATTTTGTTTTGAGTTTTACTGGAGCAAAAAAAGTATTAATCTGGAAATTAAAACCAATAATATATATACGAATAGTAAGTAGTGCATTAGCTTTTGGTGTATTATTAATAATCGCAGTGTCTTCCTTGGAATTTAGTGTGCCGATATTACTTTTATCAATAGTTTTATCTATAGTTATATATGGTGTGCTATTATTAGTTACTGGAGAATTGACAGAAGAATTAAAGATGATACGTAGATTATTTAGAAGATAA